A single region of the Vicia villosa cultivar HV-30 ecotype Madison, WI linkage group LG4, Vvil1.0, whole genome shotgun sequence genome encodes:
- the LOC131599700 gene encoding pathogenesis-related protein 10-like — MGVQTQEYATTASVPPTRLFKAMSIDFHNLFPKIVEIIKSVELIEGTGAAGTIKKLTIVEGGETKYVLHRVDEIDEVKFVYNFSIIGGTGLADTLEKVSFKSQLVEGPNGGSIRNVHVDYFTKGDYNLSEEELKASQAKVEGLVKLVDGYLLVNPDY, encoded by the exons ATGGGTGTACAAACTCAAGAATATGCTACCACTGCTTCTGTGCCCCCTACTAGGCTCTTCAAAGCCATGTCAATAGATTTTCATAACCTCTTCCCAAAGATTGTGGAAATCATCAAGAGTGTTGAGCTCATTGAAGGAACTGGTGCTGCTGGAACCATCAAGAAGCTCACCATAGTTGAAG GTGGAGAAACAAAGTATGTGCTACATAGAGTGGATGAAATAGATGAGGTTAAATTTGTGTACAACTTTAGCATTATTGGTGGCACTGGATTGGCTGACACATTGGAGAAGGTTTCATTCAAGAGCCAATTGGTGGAAGGTCCAAATGGAGGTTCCATTAGGAATGTGCATGTTGATTATTTTACCAAAGGTGATTATAATCTCAGTGAGGAGGAGCTGAAAGCTAGTCAAGCTAAGGTTGAAGGACTTGTTAAGCTAGTTGATGGTTACCTTTTGGTAAATCCTGATTATTGA